A portion of the Krasilnikovia cinnamomea genome contains these proteins:
- the galT gene encoding galactose-1-phosphate uridylyltransferase, whose product MIAQRTAIELSDGRELIYFDEKPGADRSFPDRRHLPPPPPASQLRLDPLVDEWVAVAAHRQTRTFLPPSDRCPLCPSTADFASEIPADDYDVVVFENQFPSFSDRVAPDEITELTEAVPVRSGIGRCEVVCFTSDHTSSFGALSPERVRTVIDALADRTELMSALPGVAQVFPFENRGVEIGVTLHHPHGQIYAYPMLPPRTQAMLGAARRHAATTGRNLYADVLAAEQKAQVRVVAANEHWTAYVPAAARWPFEVQVAPHRQVPDLPALDDAERDAFGPLYLDVLRRLDALFGQPMPYIAAWHQAVVGAGRELGYLHLQVFSVRRAADKLKFLAGSESAMGVFVNDVVPETAARMLRDAC is encoded by the coding sequence GTGATCGCCCAGCGCACCGCGATCGAACTGAGCGACGGCCGGGAACTCATCTACTTCGACGAGAAGCCCGGCGCGGACCGCTCGTTCCCGGACCGGCGTCACCTACCGCCCCCGCCACCCGCCTCGCAGCTGCGGCTGGACCCGCTGGTGGACGAGTGGGTCGCGGTCGCCGCGCACCGGCAGACCCGGACCTTCCTGCCGCCCAGCGACCGGTGCCCGCTGTGCCCGTCCACTGCGGACTTCGCCAGTGAGATTCCGGCGGACGACTACGACGTGGTGGTCTTCGAGAACCAGTTCCCGTCGTTCAGCGACCGGGTGGCACCGGACGAGATCACCGAGCTGACCGAGGCGGTCCCGGTGCGTTCCGGTATCGGGCGCTGCGAGGTGGTCTGCTTCACCAGCGACCACACCAGCTCGTTCGGCGCCCTGTCGCCCGAGCGGGTCCGCACGGTGATCGACGCGCTGGCCGACCGCACCGAGCTGATGTCCGCGCTGCCCGGGGTGGCGCAGGTGTTTCCGTTCGAGAACCGCGGCGTCGAGATCGGGGTGACCCTGCACCACCCGCACGGCCAGATCTACGCGTACCCGATGCTGCCGCCGCGCACCCAGGCGATGCTGGGCGCGGCCCGCCGGCACGCGGCCACGACCGGGCGCAATCTGTACGCCGACGTGCTGGCGGCCGAGCAGAAGGCACAGGTACGGGTCGTCGCGGCCAACGAGCACTGGACCGCGTACGTGCCCGCGGCCGCGCGCTGGCCGTTCGAGGTGCAGGTGGCCCCGCACCGGCAGGTGCCGGACCTGCCCGCGCTCGACGACGCGGAACGCGACGCGTTCGGCCCGCTGTATCTGGACGTGCTGCGGCGCCTCGACGCGCTGTTCGGCCAGCCGATGCCGTACATCGCCGCGTGGCATCAGGCGGTCGTCGGCGCGGGCCGGGAGCTGGGCTACCTGCACCTGCAGGTGTTCAGCGTCCGCCGGGCCGCCGACAAGCTGAAGTTCCTGGCCGGATCCGAGTCCGCGATGGGCGTCTTCGTCAACGACGTCGTGCCGGAGACGGCCGCCCGGATGCTGCGCGACGCCTGCTGA
- a CDS encoding TolB family protein, protein MNMQSRGVFAAGIALAGLVVTGAPAAAQEPDAPTYVRANVKTGGAEVRGPEWLNFDDAAVSDDGRFTVFSSNATDLVPGDTNTSWDVFLRDSVKDETTRISVSSSGEQTTYGGAGLKSAYSGESSMSADGRYVVFTSHGPNLVADDTNNSSDIFLRDTVAGTTTRVSLTETGAQADKQSYRPALSADGRFVAFVTWAALVAGDTDTRPDVYLRDLTSGRTVLVSESYDGSPVEVDGFGFDDLAITPGGRFVAFQTDATKLVADDTNGRADAFVRDLQTGTTVRASVSDSGAQADAGSYWASISADGRYVGFTSNAKNLVPGVTDGRYQAYVRDLAEGTTTLASVRDGAAYDDDFTEFAQISPDGRHVAFQVASFKDPYPTDIFIRDLDAQTTRRVTVSPAGGHPNGESWGGRFSHNGRHLVFKSEASDLVDGDTNRSKDIFVRLNVG, encoded by the coding sequence ATGAATATGCAATCTCGTGGCGTGTTCGCCGCCGGCATCGCCCTGGCGGGCCTCGTGGTGACCGGGGCACCCGCAGCGGCGCAGGAACCGGACGCGCCGACCTACGTCCGGGCGAACGTGAAGACCGGCGGCGCCGAGGTGCGCGGCCCGGAGTGGCTCAACTTCGACGACGCGGCGGTGAGCGACGACGGCCGTTTCACGGTCTTCTCCTCCAACGCGACGGATCTGGTCCCCGGCGACACCAACACCTCGTGGGACGTCTTCCTGCGTGACAGCGTCAAGGACGAGACGACCCGGATCAGCGTCTCCAGTTCCGGCGAGCAGACGACCTACGGTGGGGCCGGCCTGAAGAGCGCCTACAGCGGTGAGTCGTCGATGAGCGCCGACGGCCGGTACGTCGTCTTCACGTCGCACGGGCCGAACCTCGTGGCGGACGACACGAACAACTCCTCCGACATCTTCCTGCGCGACACGGTCGCCGGTACCACCACCCGGGTGAGCCTCACCGAGACCGGCGCCCAGGCCGACAAGCAGAGCTACCGCCCGGCCCTGAGCGCCGACGGTCGCTTCGTCGCGTTCGTGACCTGGGCCGCCCTGGTGGCGGGCGACACCGACACCCGGCCGGACGTGTACCTGCGGGACCTGACGTCCGGGCGCACCGTGCTGGTGAGCGAGTCCTACGACGGCTCACCGGTCGAGGTCGACGGCTTTGGCTTCGACGACCTGGCCATCACGCCCGGGGGCCGGTTCGTCGCGTTCCAGACGGACGCCACGAAGCTGGTCGCGGATGACACCAACGGCAGGGCCGACGCGTTCGTCAGGGATCTGCAGACCGGCACCACCGTCCGGGCCTCGGTGTCCGACTCCGGTGCGCAGGCCGACGCGGGCAGCTACTGGGCGTCGATCAGCGCGGACGGACGATACGTCGGGTTCACGTCGAATGCGAAGAACCTCGTGCCGGGCGTCACCGACGGCCGGTACCAGGCGTACGTGCGTGACCTGGCCGAGGGGACCACGACGCTGGCCAGCGTCCGTGACGGCGCCGCCTACGACGACGACTTCACCGAGTTCGCCCAGATCAGCCCCGACGGCCGGCACGTGGCGTTCCAGGTCGCGTCCTTCAAGGACCCGTACCCGACCGACATCTTCATCCGGGACCTCGACGCGCAGACCACCCGCCGGGTCACCGTGTCGCCCGCGGGTGGGCACCCCAACGGCGAGAGCTGGGGCGGACGGTTCAGCCACAACGGCCGGCACCTCGTCTTCAAGTCCGAGGCGTCGGACCTGGTCGACGGGGACACCAATCGCAGCAAGGACATCTTCGTCCGGCTGAACGTCGGCTGA